One Brassica napus cultivar Da-Ae unplaced genomic scaffold, Da-Ae ScsIHWf_2079;HRSCAF=2730, whole genome shotgun sequence DNA segment encodes these proteins:
- the LOC125599990 gene encoding protein SOMBRERO-like — translation MEIGSSSTVAGGGQLSVPPGFRFHPTEEELLYYYLKKKVSYEPIDLDVIREVDLNKLEPWDLKEKSRIGSGPQNEWYFFSHKDKKYPTGTRTNRATAAGFWKATGRDKSIHLNSSKKIGLRKTLVFYTGRAPHGHKTEWIMQEYRLDDNENEIQEDGWVVCRVFKKKNHFRGFHQEQDQDQNHHHQYISTDNDHDQHHPHQHRTESKSNNHSSFVPHTLNHHHMGRQIHRPVHEFANTLSHGSMHLPQLFSPDSSQPFVSSINTTDIECSQNLLRLTSNNNYGGDWSFLDKLLTTTNMNQQVQNHQAKCFGDSSNNGNNDHAVTSSSPDNQRFPFHYLGNDANLLKFPK, via the exons ATGGAGATAGGCTCATCTTCCACGGTAGCTGGAGGAGGACAGCTTTCGGTTCCTCCAGGTTTCCGGTTTCATCCAACGGAAGAGGAGCTTCTATATTATTACCTCAAGAAGAAGGTTTCTTATGAGCCAATTGATTTGGATGTTATTCGAGAAGTTGATCTCAACAAGCTTGAACCTTGGGACCTTAAAG AGAAAAGTAGAATTGGGTCGGGTCCTCAAAACGAGTGGTACTTCTTTAGCCACAAGGACAAGAAATATCCGACTGGGACCCGAACGAACCGGGCCACTGCAGCCGGATTCTGGAAGGCTACTGGTAGAGACAAATCAATACATCTAAACAGCTCCAAGAAGATTGGACTTCGTAAGACTCTTGTCTTCTATACTGGTCGTGCTCCTCATGGGCATAAAACCGAATGGATCATGCAGGAATATCGTCTAGACGATAACGAAAATGAGATCCAG GAAGATGGGTGGGTTGTATGCAGAGTgttcaagaagaagaaccatTTCAGAGGATTTCACCAAGAACAAGATCAAGATCAGAATCATCATCACCAATACATAAGCACCGACAATGATCATGATCAACATCATCCTCATCAGCATCGCACTGAATCCAAATCAAACAATCATTCTTCTTTCGTCCCACATACTCTGAATCATCATCACATGGGAAGACAGATCCACAGGCCAGTACATGAGTTTGCAAACACTTTAAGCCACGGGTCAATGCATCTCCCTCAGCTCTTTAGCCCTGACTCGTCCCAGCCGTTTGTGTCGTCAATCAACACAACAGATATTGAATGCTCACAGAATCTACTGAGGCTGACTTCTAACAACAACTATGGTGGAGACTGGTCGTTTCTGGACAAGCTTCTCACTACGACCAACATGAATCAGCAAGTTCAGAACCATCAAGCAAAATGCTTTGGTGACTCGAGTAACAACGGTAATAACGACCATGCTGTTACTTCATCCTCTCCAGATAATCAAAGGTTCCCGTTTCACTATCTAGGAAACGATGCTAATCTTCTCAAGTTCCCAAAGTAG
- the LOC125599984 gene encoding uncharacterized protein LOC125599984, with the protein MEPNGNSSGFSDQKTNKKIFTPSATMKPHGKSTAALAIAAKPNGKRAVSSAIPKKQKSDVALSSAHGDRVMFLRDVSRCPHETELRFLLINFWEARNPNTKELIGQELLLIDEEGAVIQGFVPAGRVGMYELTPGAVYKLPGFFGSRSKVTFRVADHSVTVSFSWNSDLSVLDNHPVPILQDRFWFHNYEEFQANCDHRVTFMIMLVT; encoded by the exons ATGGAACCCAATGGTAACTCATCAGGCTTCAGCGATCAGAAGACCAACAAGAAGATATTCACTCCCTCCGCGACTATGAAGCCACACGGGAAGTCCACTGCTGCCTTGGCGATTGCGGCTAAACCTAACGGCAAAAGGGCTGTTTCATCTGCCATTCCGAAGAAGCAAAAATCTGATGTTGCTCTCTCCTCCGCGCATGGTGACCGAGTGATGTTCTTAAGAGATGTTTCTCGCTGCCCACACGAAACCGAGTTGAGGTTTCTTCTGATTAATTTTTGGGAGGCTCGAAATCCAAATACGAAAGAGCTCATTGGACAGGAGTTGCTTCTTATTGACGAAGAG GGAGCTGTTATTCAAGGTTTTGTTCCAGCAGGACGGGTTGGGATGTATGAGCTGACACCAGGAGCTGTTTATAAACTGCCTGGCTTCTTCGGATCCAGGAGCAAAGTCACGTTTCGGGTTGCTGATCATAGCGTCACTGTATCGTTCTCTTGGAACTCTGATTTGTCGGTTCTTGATAACCATCCTGTCCCAATACTCCAAGATAGGTTCTGGTTCCATAACTATGAGGAGTTTCAGGCCAACTGTGACCACAGGGTGACCTTTATG ATTATGTTGGTCACATGA
- the LOC125599983 gene encoding uncharacterized protein LOC125599983 — translation MKKKKPKNSPTKSTSKSSSPTKSKPVTIDLPINETKIVSDAQIGSPADTVAQQLKDSLDLASVLKDIPTCEKVIAVEQADPSPARDEINSPTLELSVVGQNRCSSVEVSDDATVSIDKSSSDVGVQIAAADAKVDTLSSPAAVVDPPPSTGAAAAGLIEGSPVISAAEIAINSSPAPKPNQDQQQACHGKAPEDTWCAHAKGKRLSKKGEAFTLPSGEACIKIPNSVIEKNMKSWEPFVLGQFYSDPPSQGTIHNIVNGIWSKQYRDIAVSKMEGFAFLFRIPNAATRHRVITQRLWQIEGQTMFVDKWEPGIVPSKPELTSAPIWLELRKVPFQFFNEDGLERIAGLVGHPKFLHPTTANKTNLEVAKVFTIIDPRKPLPEAVNVQFESGEISRVLVSSPWMPPVCVTCREVGHIAKRCPSAVKLCSLCNSEGHVAVNCPKKQKNESTGRKTRRGRSKDKQAWREVDKTKADNSLSSQSQASLTVPVRSEIVQAELHKSQLGTAKDKVVGESSNTPFYLLPVRARSRSGASGSSRSDVQPDSSDVESSDSDLEEGELSKHDLELGFQVVRNKKKFSGQKFSGQKDNYDFSSLGKIWLVWHPSLSVTIISKSLQMITAEVTWPYTTQSKLFVSIVYASNDPAERCLLWSEISALSASHGMDTKPWLMVGDFNQIRDPSEHSLIPTLNMDKRIRDFNLCLLDANLDDLNFRGTTFTWWNKRKSAPLAKKLDRTLVNDVWYSLFPSSVGFVGSPDFSDHAVISITLDPARVRAKKPFIFYNFLTQNPEFLVTIGTNWFSFNVTGSAMFRVSRKLKLLKNVIREFSNQNYSGIEKKTALAHEKLCQAQSAMLNSPSAANASLEFQALHDWEELSAAETAFFFQRSSISWLSCGDGNSRLFHRYAESRQAINHIHFLIDASGERIESQAGIQDLCINYFSGLLGSPVSQPLFVQSDLDLLFDFKCSAEQISSFGKPFSEEDIRNAFFSLPKNKSGGPDGYSAEFFTASWSIIGAEVTEAILEFFRSGRLLKQWNSANLVLIPKKLNASLTTDFRPISCLNTVYKVISKLLASRLKEILPLLVSKAQSAFLPGRLLAENVLLATDLVKGYNTQAVSPRGMLKVDLRKAFDCVRWDFIIATLRAIDIPESFICLISECLSTASFSVSVNGVTGGYFQSTKGIRQGDPLSPYLFVLAMEGLSRLLLSRYEAGIIGYHPRTEPLKISHLMFADDVMVFFDGTSNSLHGITECLDDFASWSGLHMNNTKTELFTAGLDQSESAAIASYGFTCGQFPIRYLGLPLMSRKLKISEYSPLMIKISSRLQSWSAKLLSFAGRLQLLRTVIFGIVTFWISAFILPKGCIKSIEALCSRFLWSGSIDKRGLAKIAWRTVCLPKEEGGLGLRSLLVWNQVLCLKFIWLLLSSTSSLWADWHRSIHLNNKSLWTVEASATDSWAWRKLLDLRPLALQFCKTRLGNGKSASFWFDAWSPLGQLIEHIGLTGPRALRIRKNSVVADAINGSTWRLPHPRSQKEVELHTYLTTVNLPLSMNVNDEYEWIAGDSPLRVFRSATTSEVLRPREEVKDWVDVIWFKGCIPKQAFTMWVANYDRLPTRSRLAAWGIPISPLCPLCSVFDETRDHLMLSCDYSREVWREVVHRCQPPAAMFTTWAELLSWIRSAQSKKLTLLRKLAVQTVIFHLWKQRNNLVHNQSSIPTSKVFYGIDKEIRNIISARRVRKSYKALMVMWLR, via the exons atgaagaagaagaagcccaaAAATTCTCCGACCAAGTCCACGTCGAAATCGTCTTCCCCGACGAAATCGAAGCCTGTTACTATTGATCTGCCAATCAATGAAACCAAGATTGTTTCTGATGCCCAAATCGGCTCCCCCGCCGACACGGTTGCTCAACAATTGAAAGATTCGTTGGATCTGGCTTCCGTTCTAAAGGATATCCCGACTTGTGAGAAAGTGATCGCCGTTGAACAGGCAGATCCATCTCCAGCTCGCGATGAAATTAACTCTCCAACCCTAGAGTTGAGCGTTGTTGGTCAGAACCGCTGCTCCTCTGTCGAAGTATCGGATGACGCGACGGTCTCAATAGACAAGAGTTCCTCCGATGTGGGTGTCCAAATTGCTGCTGCTGATGCCAAGGTTGATACTTTGAGCTCGCCTGCAGCTGTTGTCGACCCTCCCCCCTCCACCGGGGCTGCTGCAGCTGGTCTGATTGAAGGCTCTCCAGTGATTTCCGCTGCGGAGATAGCAATCAACTCCTCTCCAGCGCCTAAACCAAATCAAGATCAACAACAGGCTTGCCATGGTAAGGCACCGGAAGATACTTGGTGCGCTCACGCGAAAGGAAAGCGTCTTTCAAAGAAGGGTGAAGCTTTTACGCTCCCTTCGGGTGAGGCTTGTATAAAAATTCCCAACTCTGTGATCGAAAAGAACATGAAGTCTTGGGAGCCCTTTGTCTTGGGACAGTTCTACTCGGATCCTCCATCTCAAGGTACAATCCATAACATCGTAAACGGAATATGGAGCAAGCAGTACAGGGATATAGCGGTTTCGAAAATGGAAGGTTTCGCGTTTCTTTTCCGAATCCCAAACGCTGCAACTAGACACAGAGTTATTACTCAGCGTCTCTGGCAAATTGAAGGTCAGACCATGTTTGTTGATAAGTGGGAACCTGGAATTGTGCCTTCTAAACCGGAACTTACCTCAGCGCCGATTTGGTTGGAGCTTAGAAAGGTGCCTTTCCAATTCTTTAACGAGGATGGATTAGAGCGTATCGCAGGTCTGGTGGGACATCCGAAGTTCTTGCACCCCACCACTGCGAACAAGACTAACCTAGAAGTTGCCAAGGTATTCACCATTATCGATCCAAGGAAGCCTCTACCTGAAGCTGTGAATGTCCAGTTTGAATCTGGAGAGATCAGCAGAGTCTTGGTTTCGAGCCCATGGATGCCGCCAGTTTGTGTGACGTGCAGGGAGGTGGGTCATATTGCGAAGCGTTGCCCTTCTGCAGTAAAGCTCTGCTCACTATGTAATTCAGAGGGTCACGTCGCAGTAAACTGTCCCAAGAAGCAGAAAAATGAGTCTACTGGTAGGAAGACTCGGAGAGGAAGATCGAAAGACAAGCAGGCGTGGAGGGAGGTAGATAAAACTAAGGCTGATAATTCCTTGTCTTCCCAATCTCAAGCTAGTCTCACCGTTCCTGTGCGCTCAGAGATAGTACAGGCTGAGCTACACAAATCTCAACTTGGAACTGCAAAGGACAAGGTTGTGGGAGAATCGAGTAACACGCCTTTCTACCTCCTTCCGGTAAGAGCTAGAAGTCGCTCTGGAGCCTCTGGATCATCTCGTTCGGATGTTCAGCCGGACTCTTCAGATGTGGAATCATCAGACTCAGACTTGGAGGAAGGAGAGCTAAGTAAGCATGATTTGGAATTGGGTTTTCAGGTTGTGAGGAACAAGAAGAAGTTTTCAGGTCAGAAATTCTCAGGGCAGAAGG ATAACTACGATTTCTCCTCTCTTGGGAAAATTTGGCTTGTCTGGCATCCTTCTCTATCGGTTACTATTATTTCCAAGTCTCTCCAGATGATCACTGCTGAGGTTACTTGGCCCTATACTACCCAGTCTAAGTTGTTCGTTTCCATTGTCTACGCTTCAAATGATCCTGCAGAGCGTTGTCTTCTTTGGTCTGAGATCTCAGCCCTCTCTGCATCGCATGGAATGGACACGAAGCCATGGTTGATGGTCGGGGACTTCAACCAAATAAGAGATCCCTCGGAGCACTCCTTAATCCCTACCCTAAACATGGATAAGAGAATCAGGGACTTCAATCTTTGTCTCCTTGATGCTAACTTAGACGATCTGAACTTCAGGGGCACAACGTTTACGTGGTGGAACAAGCGCAAATCAGCGCCGCTTGCTAAGAAGCTTGACAGGACCCTGGTCAATGATGTTTGGTACTCACTGTTCCCATCCTCGGTGGGTTTTGTTGGCAGTCCTGATTTCTCGGATCACGCGGTCATCTCTATCACGCTGGATCCTGCTAGAGTAAGAGCTAAAAAGCCTTTCATATTCTACAATTTCCTTACTCAAAACCCGGAGTTTCTTGTTACCATCGGCACCAACTGGTTCTCTTTTAACGTTACTGGATCGGCAATGTTCAGAGTCTCAAGGAAGCTGAAGCTTTTAAAAAATGTGATCAGAGAATTCAGTAATCAGAATTACTCGGGTATAGAAAAAAAGACGGCTCTGGCCCATGAGAAGCTTTGCCAAGCACAATCTGCCATGCTCAACAGCCCGTCAGCCGCAAATGCTTCCTTGGAATTTCAAGCCTTGCACGATTGGGAGGAGCTGTCTGCTGCTGAGACAGCCTTTTTCTTCCAGAGATCGAGCATCAGCTGGCTCTCTTGCGGGGATGGAAACTCCAGACTCTTTCATCGTTATGCAGAATCCCGTCAGGCCATTAATCACATTCATTTCCTTATCGACGCCTCAGGGGAGCGCATTGAATCTCAAGCAGGTATTCAGGATTTGTGTATCAATTACTTCTCCGGCCTTCTTGGCAGCCCAGTCTCGCAGCCGTTGTTTGTTCAAAGCGACTTAGACCTCCTTTTTGACTTCAAATGCTCGGCCGAGCAGATATCAAGCTTTGGTAAACCCTTCTCTGAGGAGGATATAAGGAATGCGTTCTTCTCTTTGCCTAAGAATAAATCTGGTGGTCCTGACGGTTACTCGGCGGAATTCTTTACTGCATCATGGTCGATCATTGGGGCTGAAGTTACGGAAGCTATACTGGAATTCTTCCGATCTGGCCGTCTCTTAAAGCAATGGAACTCAGCAAATCTGGTACTGATCCCTAAGAAGCTCAACGCCTCCCTAACAACAGACTTTAGACCTATCTCTTGCCTTAACACGGTGTATAAAGTCATTTCCAAGCTCCTCGCTTCTAGGCTCAAAGAGATTCTCCCGCTGCTGGTTTCTAAAGCTCAATCAGCTTTCCTTCCGGGGCGCCTTCTAGCGGAAAATGTGCTACTGGCCACGGACCTGGTGAAGGGATACAACACTCAAGCTGTCTCCCCTAGAGGCATGCTCAAGGTGGACTTAAGGAAAGCATTTGATTGCGTCCGCTGGGACTTCATCATTGCTACTCTCCGGGCTATTGACATACCTGAGAGTTTTATATGTCTCATCTCTGAGTGCCTATCAACGGCGTCCTTCTCGGTTTCGGTAAATGGAGTCACGGGTGGGTACTTTCAAAGCACTAAAGGAATCAGACAGGGCGATCCGCTCTCGCCATATCTCTTTGTTCTGGCCATGGAGGGTCTATCTCGGCTGCTGTTGTCGAGATACGAAGCGGGCATTATAGGTTATCACCCCAGAACGGAGCCTCTCAAGATCTCACACCTAATGTTCGCTGACGATGTGATGGTCTTTTTTGACGGAACGAGTAACAGCTTACATGGTATCACCGAATGCCTCGATGATTTCGCTTCCTGGTCTGGTCTTCACATGAACAATACCAAGACCGAACTTTTCACGGCAGGGTTGGACCAATCTGAATCCGCGGCAATAGCAAGCTACGGATTCACTTGTGGTCAATTCCCTATCAGATACCTTGGACTCCCGCTCATGAGCAGAAAGCTGAAAATTTCAGAGTACTCTCCTTTGATGATCAAGATCTCCTCCCGGTTACAGTCTTGGTCGGCAAAACTCTTGTCTTTTGCTGGGCGTTTGCAGCTTCTCAGGACCGTCATCTTCGGCATAGTCACTTTCTGGATCTCAGCTTTCATTCTCCCTAAAGGTTGCATAAAGAGTATCGAAGCCCTCTGTTCCAGATTCCTTTGGTCAGGAAGTATAGACAAGAGAGGGCTGGCTAAAATTGCCTGGCGAACGGTTTGTTTGCCTAAAGAGGAAGGAGGTCTTGGCCTTAGGAGTCTCTTAGTCTGGAACCAGGTCCTGTGCCTCAAGTTTATCTGGTTATTATTATCGTCAACTTCATCGCTTTGGGCGGATTGGCACAGGAGCATACATTTGAATAATAAATCTCTTTGGACCGTAGAAGCTTCTGCAACTGACTCCTGGGCCTGGAGGAAGCTCCTGGACCTCAGACCGCTGGCGCTTCAGTTTTGTAAAACTAGGCTCGGAAATGGGAAGTCCGCTAGTTTCTGGTTTGACGCTTGGTCTCCTCTGGGACAGCTGATCGAACATATAGGCCTGACTGGTCCACGAGCGCTGAGAATAAGAAAGAATTCGGTGGTGGCGGATGCGATAAATGGTTCCACTTGGCGTCTCCCCCACCCAAGATCTCAAAAGGAAGTTGAACTTCATACCTACCTCACTACTGTTAATTTGCCTTTATCTATGAATGTGAATGATGAGTATGAATGGATTGCTGGTGACTCTCCTTTGCGTGTTTTCAGGTCCGCCACCACTTCGGAGGTGCTGAGACCGCGAGAGGAGGTCAAGGACTGGGTGGACGTGATCTGGTTCAAAGGATGCATCCCGAAACAGGCGTTCACTATGTGGGTTGCCAATTACGATAGGCTGCCAACGAGGTCTAGACTGGCGGCTTGGGGAATCCCTATCTCGCCTCTATGTCCGCTGTGCTCTGTTTTTGATGAAACTCGTGACCATCTCATGCTATCCTGTGACTACAGCAGGGAAGTCTGGCGAGAGGTCGTCCATAGATGTCAACCTCCGGCTGCAATGTTTACAACCTGGGCTGAACTACTCTCTTGGATCCGATCTGCACAATCAAAGAAGCTAACACTACTGAGGAAATTGGCAGTGCAGACTGTCATTTTTCATCTGTGGAAGCAAAGGAACAATTTGGTGCATAATCAATCAAGTATACCGACTTCTAAAGTGTTCTACGGTATTGACAAAGAGATTAGAAACATCATTTCAGCGAGGAGAGTTCGAAAGAGCTACAAGGCCCTCATGGTGATGTGGTTGAGATAG